One Vicugna pacos chromosome 12, VicPac4, whole genome shotgun sequence genomic window carries:
- the MARS1 gene encoding methionine--tRNA ligase, cytoplasmic: MRLFVSEGAPGSLPVLAAAGRAQGRAELLISTVGPEECVVPFLTRPKVPVLQLDSGNYLFSTSAICRYFFLLSGWEQDDLTNQWLEWEATELQPALSAALYYLVVQGKKGEDVLGPVRRALTHIDHSLSRRSCPFLAGETESLADIVLWGALYPLLQDPAYLPEELGALNSWFQTLSSQEPCQRAAEMVLKQQGVLALRPYLQKQPQPSLFEGRAVSNEPEEEELAALSEEEIALAVAAWEKGLGSLPPLQPQQSPVLPVAGERNVLITSALPYVNNVPHLGNIIGCVLSADVFARYSRLRRWNTLYLCGTDEYGTATETKAMEEGLTPQEICDKYHAIHADIYRWFNISFDIFGRTTTPQQTKITQDIFQRLLARGFVLQDTVEQLRCERCARFLADRFVEGVCPFCGFEEARGDQCDKCGKLINATELKKPQCKICRSCPVVKSSRHLFLDLPKLEKRLEEWLEKTLPGSDWTPNARFIIRSWLRDGLKPRCITRDLKWGTPVPLEGFEDKVFYVWFDATIGYVSITANYTDQWERWWKNPEQVDLYQFMAKDNVPFHGLVFPCSVLGAEDNYTLVKNLIATEYLNYEDGKFSKSRGVGVFGDMAQDTGIPADIWRFYLLYIRPEGQDSAFCWTDMLLKNNSELLNNLGNFINRAGMFVFKFFGGFVPEMVLTSDDRRLLAHVTLELQHYHQLLEKVRIRDALRSILTISRHGNQYIQVNEPWKRIKGSEADRQRAGTVTGLAVNIAALLSVMLQPYMPTVSTTIQAQLQLPPPACSILPTNFLCTLPAGHQIGTVSPLFQKLENDQIENLRQRFSGGQAKAGPKPAAVETMTTAGPEQIQVLMDEVTKQGNIVRELKAQKADKNQVAAEVAKLLDLKKQLALAEGKPLETPKGKKKK; encoded by the exons CCAGGGAGCCTGCCTGTGCTGGCCGCGGCCGGGAGGGCCCAGGGCAGAGCGGAGCTGCTCATCAGCACTGTAGGCCCAGAAG AGTGTGTGGTCCCGTTCCTGACCCGGCCTAAGGTCCCTGTCTTGCAACTGGATAGTGGCAACTACCTCTTCTCCACCAGTGCAATCTGTCG ATACTTCTTTCTGTTATCTGGCTGGGAGCAAGATGACCTCACCAACCAATGGCTGGAATGGGAAGCCACAGAACTGCAG CCAGCTTTGTCCGCTGCATTGTACTATTTGGTGGTCCAAGGGAAGAAGGGGGAAGATGTTCTTGGCCCAGTCCGGAGAGCCCTGACTCATATTGACCATAGCTTGAGTCGTCGGAGCTGTCCTTTCCTGGCTGGG GAGACAGAATCTCTAGCTGACATTGTTTTGTGGGGAGCACTGTACCCATTACTCCAAGACCCAGCCTACCTCCCTG AGGAGCTGGGTGCCCTAAACAGCTGGTTCCAGACACTGAGTTCTCAGGAGCCATGTCAGCGAGCTGCAGAGATGGTGTTGAAGCAGCAGGGTGTCCTGGCCCTCCGGCCCTACCTCCAAAAGCAGCCCCAGCCCAGCTTGTTTGAGGGGAGGGCTGTCAGCAATGAGCCTGAG GAGGAGGAGCTGGCTGCCCTGTCTGAGGAGGAGATCGCTCTGGCTGTAGCTGCCTGGGAGAAGGGCCTGGGAAGCTTGCCCCCACTTCAGCCGCAGCAGAGTCCAGT GCTGCCCGTGGCTGGGGAGAGAAACGTGCTCATCACCAGCGCCCTCCCTTACGTCAACAACGTCCCCCACCTTGGAAACATCATTGGCTGTGTGCTCAGTGCTGACGTCTTCGCCAG GTACTCCCGGCTCCGCCGGTGGAACACCCTCTATCTGTGTGGGACAGATGAGTATGGTACAGCGACAGAGACCAAGGCTATGGAGGAGGGTCTAACCCCCCAGGAGATCTGTGACAAGTACCATGCCATCCATGCTGACATCTACCGCTGGTTTAATATCTCGTTTGATATTTTTGGTCGAACCACCACTCCGCAGCAGACCAA AATTACCCAGGACATCTTCCAGCGGTTGTTGGCTCGAGGTTTTGTGCTGCAAGATACTGTGGAGCAACTGCGGTGTGAGCGCTGTGCCCGCTTCCTGGCTGACCGCTTTGTGGAGGGCGTGTGTCCCTTCTGTGGCTTTGAGGAGGCCCGGGGTGATCAGTGTGATAAGTGTGGCAAGCTCATCAATGCCACTGAGCTCAAG AAGCCTCAGTGTAAAATCTGCCGGTCGTGCCCTGTGGTGAAATCCTCTCGGCACCTGTTCCTGGACCTGCCTAAG CTGGAAAAGCGGCTGGAGGAGTGGCTGGAGAAGACATTACCTGGCAGTGACTGGACACCCAATGCCCGGTTCATCATTCGTTCTTGGCTTCGGGATGGCCTCAAGCCACGCTGCATAACCCGAGACCTCAAATGGGGAACCCCTGTACCCTTGGAAGGTTTTGAGGACAAG GTATTCTATGTCTGGTTTGATGCCACTATTGGCTACGTGTCCATCACAGCCAACTACACAGACCAGTGGGAGAGATGGTGGAAGAACCCAGAGCAA GTGGACCTGTATCAGTTCATGGCCAAAGACAATGTTCCCTTCCACGGCTTAGTCTTTCCTTGTTCAGTCCTAGGAGCTGAGGACAACTACACCTTGGTCAAGAACCTCATTGCTACAG AATACCTGAATTACGAGGATGGGAAGTTCTCTAAGAGCCGGGGTGTGGGAGTGTTTGGGGACATGGCCCAGGACACAGGGATCCCTGCTGACATCTGGCGCTTCTACCTGCTGTACATTCGGCCTGAGGGCCAGGACAGTGCCTTCTGCTGGACAGACATGTTGCTCAAGAATAATTCTGAGCTGCTTAACAACCTGGGCAACTTCATCAACAG AGCTGGGATGTTTGTGTTTAAGTTCTTTGGGGGCTTTGTGCCTGAGATGGTGCTTACCTCTGATGATCGGCGCCTGCTGGCCCACGTCACCCTGGAGCTCCAGCACTATCACCAGCTGCTGGAGAAGGTTCG GATCCGGGATGCCTTGCGCAGCATCCTCACCATCTCTCGCCATGGCAACCAGTACATTCAGGTGAATGAGCCCTGGAAGCGGATTAAAGGCAGCGAGGCTGACAG GCAGCGGGCAGGGACAGTGACAGGCTTGGCAGTGAATATAGCTGCCTTGCTGTCTGTCATGCTCCAGCCTTACATGCCCACAGTTAGCACCACCATCCAGGCCCAGCTGcagctccctcctccagcctgcaGTATCCTGCCCACAAACTTCCTGTGCACCTTACCAGCAGGACACCAGATTGGCACA GTCAGTCCCTTGTTCCAAAAACTGGAAAATGACCAGATTGAAAATTTGCGGCAGCGCTTCAGTGGGGGCCAG GCAAAAGCAGGCCCCAAGCCAGCAGCTGTAGAGACTATGACAACAGCTGGACCAGAGCAGATACAGGTGCTGA